A genomic region of Alnus glutinosa chromosome 11, dhAlnGlut1.1, whole genome shotgun sequence contains the following coding sequences:
- the LOC133882057 gene encoding uncharacterized protein LOC133882057 gives MARFFFKSRSFLPKILHDDSDDDLEIIARALEEEGLTSHRGGTKRRRHIVRNRLQGHERLVLDYFAESPIYPPRLFRRRFHMRRPLFLRIVSEIEDYEPYFVQERNAAGILGFSSLQKITAALRMLAYRVTGDYVDEYLRLSESTAMDSLKLFAQAVVSLYSDVYLRSPTNHDIARLLAEGRSRGFPRMLGSIDCMHWKWKNCPTSWRGMYSGHKREATIILEAVASYDLWIWHAFFGLPGSNNDINVLDKSFIFTKLAQGRGPRVNYSINGHDYTMGYYLANGIYPQWSTFVKTISAPLGAKKKHFAAAQESARKDVERAFEVLQARFAIVRQPARFFKIPELKQIMKACIILHNMIIEDEKDEQDTLDFDYEQLNANPLEPVSHNDTDMLSKFISNRQRIRDRGNHCQLQSGLVEHLWQLHGQS, from the coding sequence ATGGCTCGTTTTTTCTTCAAGAGTCGCTCTTTTCTTCCCAAAATCCTTCAtgatgactctgatgatgattTAGAGATAATTGCGAGGGCGTTGGAAGAAGAAGGATTAACATCACATCGTGGTGGTACCAAACGTCGTAGGCACATCGTGCGTAATCGGTTGCAAGGCCATGAAAGGCTTGTGCTTGATTATTTTGCAGAGTCACCAATATACCCTCCTAGGCTATTTCGAAGGAGGTTCCATATGAGGCGTCCTCTTTTTCTTCGTATTGTATCCGAGATTGAAGATTACGAGCCATACTTTGTCCAAGAAAGAAATGCAGCTGGAATACTTGGTTTTTCTTCCCTTCAAAAGATTACCGCTGCACTCAGGATGCTAGCATATAGAGTAACTGGTGATTATGTGGATGAATATCTAAGGCTCTCTGAAAGCACAGCAATGGATAGTCTAAAACTGTTTGCTCAAGCAGTGGTTTCTCTTTACTCCGATGTGTACTTGAGGTCACCAACAAATCATGATATTGCGAGATTGCTAGCGGAGGGACGAAGTCGTGGTTTTCCTAGGATGTTGGGGAGCATCGACTGCATGCACTGGAAGTGGAAAAATTGCCCTACATCATGGAGAGGTATGTATTCTGGCCATAAACGTGAAGCAACTATTATCTTGGAAGCAGTTGCTTCATATGATCTTTGGATATGGCATGCATTTTTTGGGTTACCTGGGTCTAACAATGACATCAACGTGTTGGataaatcttttatatttaCTAAGCTTGCTCAAGGGCGTGGTCCTCGAGTCAATTACTCTATTAATGGTCATGACTACACGATGGGATATTACCTTGCCAATGGTATATACCCGCAATGGTCGACATTTGTAAAAACAATCTCAGCCCCACTAGGAGCCAAGAAGAAACATTTTGCTGCAGCACAAGAGTCTGCAAGAAAGGACGTAGAGCGTGCATTTGAAGTGTTGCAAGCACGATTTGCAATTGTGCGTCAGCCTGCAcgatttttcaaaatacctgAGCTCAAACAAATTATGAAAGCATGCATAATTCTCCATAACATGATTATTGAAGATGAAAAAGATGAACAAGACACTTTGGACTTCGATTATGAACAACTCAATGCAAATCCTCTTGAACCAGTGTCGCACAATGACACAGATATGCTTTCGAAGTTTATTTCTAATCGTCAACGTATTAGAGACCGAGGAAATCATTGTCAACTCCAATCAGGCCTCGTTGAGCACTTATGGCAACTACATGGCCAATCGTAG
- the LOC133881589 gene encoding uncharacterized protein LOC133881589 has product MDSQVQGDVSFIDLLQGDAEMDNSFLDESQQASMSIDHSQPQVVTARTKKPQRGTNFSTEEDKLLVSSWLNVGMDAVQGADQKHRQFWERVHKYFHEHKEFPSDRNYGSLMNRWSTIQKSVTKFTACLSQIEHLNQSGTTEHDKIQKAKCVFRSENNDVAFPFEHCWNLLKGEQKWLHHGNKDKRRRRSSMETSANVTHTPDSINEGEGDNVSHGNNVDFERPIGRKAEKANRKRKERPSEDVVEFMKKKTECLEEARVQGEEIIRLEKEKLQLEQKDREKIMDIELKKLHLQEFELQQKMDMERQKLQAEQMDREKIMDFERKRLHLQGLEREEKMDIERKKLQSEQLDREERTMILDTSKMTEVQQQYWKARQNEIKECQESRKST; this is encoded by the exons aTGGATTCCCAAGTACAAGGAGATGTGTCATTCATAGATCTTTTACAAGGAGATGCTGAAATGGACAACTCATTTTTGGATGAATCTCAACAAGCTTCAATGTCCATTGATCACTCTCAACCCCAAGTTGTTACAGCTCGCACTAAGAAACCACAACGGGGTACCAACTTCTCTACGGAGGAAGACAAGCTATTGGTATCGTCGTGGCTAAATGTTGGCATGGATGCAGTGCAAGGGGCTGATCAAAAACATCGCCAATTTTGGGAAAGAGTTCACAAATATTTCCATGAACATAAGGAGTTCCCTTCTGACCGAAATTATGGCTCCCTAATGAATAGGTGGTCAACTATTCAAAAATCAGTTACTAAGTTTACTGCGTGCCTATCTCAGATTGAACATCTCAACCAAAGTGGTACTACTGAGCATGACAAG attcaAAAGGCAAAGTGTGTGTTTCGCTCAGAGAATAATGATGTAGCTTTTCCATTTGAACATTGTTGGAATTTATTAAAGGGGGAACAGAAGTGGTTGCACCATGGGAACAAGGACaaacgaagaagaagatcatCTATGGAAACATCTGCTAATGTCACTCATACTCCAGATTCGATAAATGAAGGTGAGGGGGACAATGTGTCGCATGGTAACAATGTAGACTTTGAGAGACCAATTGGCAGAAAAGCCGAAAAGGCAAACAGAAAGAGGAAAGAGCGTCCCTCCGAAGATGTTGTGGAattcatgaagaaaaaaacagaatGTCTTGAGGAAGCGCGTGTTCAAGGAGAAGAGATAATTCgcttggaaaaagaaaaacttcaattGGAACAAAAGGATCGTGAGAAGATAATGgatattgaattgaaaaaacttcatttgCAAGAGTTTGAGTTGCAACAGAAAATGGATATGGAAAGGCAAAAGCTTCAAGCGGAACAAATGGATCGCGAGAAGATAATGGATTTTGAAAGGAAAAGGCTTCATTTGCAAGGCTTGGAGCGGGAAGAGAAGATGGATATTGAAAGGAAAAAGCTTCAATCGGAACAATTGGATCGCGAAGAGAGAACAATGATTCTTGATACAAGCAAGATGACCGAAGTACAACAACAATATTGGAAGGCACGccaaaatgaaattaaagagTGTCAAGAATCAAGAAAGTCGACATGA